From the genome of Spinacia oleracea cultivar Varoflay chromosome 2, BTI_SOV_V1, whole genome shotgun sequence, one region includes:
- the LOC110798746 gene encoding protein phosphatase 2C and cyclic nucleotide-binding/kinase domain-containing protein isoform X3 yields the protein MGCVYSRSCIGQVCIPREARIKQVENARGAEIDVFSPAKSEGQDDQVQELNQLSFGRDTEAGIKRLSRVSAQFLPPDGGRTVRVPSENYELRYSFLSQRGYYPDALDKANQDSFCIHTPFGTDPNDHFLGVFDGHGEYGAECSQFVKRKLCENLLRGSRFHVDPVEACHAAFLTTNSQLHADSIDDSMSGTTAITILVRGRTIYVANAGDSRAVVAQRRGKDLVAVDLSIDQTPFRTDELERVKLCGARVLTLDQIEGLKNPDVQSWGTEEDDEGDPPRLWVQNGMYPGTAFTRSVGDSIAETIGVVANPEIVVMELTPDYPFFVIASDGVFEFLSSQTVVDMVALHKDPRDACAAIVAESYRLWLQYETRTDDITIIVVHVNGLNNVMEGTTSPGPTMIPSTPQVVELTGSESPATMSMNSRNQRVRHDVSRARLRAIESSLESGNVWLPSSPAHRKTWEEEAHIERALHDHFLFRKLTDSQCQVLLDCMQRVEVQAGDIVVQQGGEGDCFFVVGNGEFEVFATQEEKHGEVPRVLQRYTAEKLSCFGELALMNNKPLQASVRCVTGGTLWTLKREDFRGILMSEFSNLSSLKLLRSVDLLSRLTILQLSQIANSLSEISYSDGQSIVEQHDCVSALYIIQKGRVRIEFDVDALLSPNVGSLKCDYLIENNEEHGNRGVLVEKSEGSYFGEWALFGEKISQLAVCAVGDVVCSVLTKDRFDIVAGPLTKISLEDQKLKELPVVLDKELETNIQPLVQNKVQLSDLEWRRCLYSTDCSEVGLVFLKGSEKFLSLKRFWKQKVKMLGKEDQVLKEKNLMKSLSDSVCLPQVIGTCADETHVGILLDTCLACPLVSILNKPLDESSARFYAAYVVIALEELHKKGILYRGVSPEVLMCDQDGRLQTSDLGSNYLVRGQTQSVEWQILYLQR from the exons ATGGGCTGTGTTTATTCAAGATCTTGTATAGGTCAGGTTTGTATTCCTAGAGAAGCGCGAATTAAACAGGTTGAAAATGCGAGGGGTGCAGAGATAGATGTCTTCTCTCCTGCTAAATCTGAAGGGCAGGATGATCAAGTTCAAGAATTGAACCAGTTGAGCTTTGGTAGGGACACTGAAGCTGGTATAAAGAGGCTTTCTAGAGTATCTGCTCAGTTTTTACCACCTGATGGAGGGAGAACAGTTAGGGTACCATCCGAAAATTATGAGTTGAGATACTCATTTTTATCTCAGAGGGGTTATTATCCTGATGCTCTTGATAAGGCTAACCAGGATAGCTTCTGCATTCATACACCATTTGGGACAGACCCGAATGATCATTTCCTTGGAGTATTTGATGGGCATGGAGAATATGGGGCTGAATGCTCGCAGTTTGTAAAGCGCAAGTTGTGTGAAAATTTATTGAGGGGTAGTCGATTTCATGTTGATCCTGTTGAAGCATGTCATGCTGCTTTCTTAACAACTAATTCACAATTGCATGCTGATAGTATAGATGATAGCATGAGTGGTACTACTGCTATTACAATATTGGTTAGGGGTAGGACTATATATGTTGCCAATGCAGGTGACTCGAGAGCTGTTGTAGCCCAGAGGAGAGGGAAGGATTTAGTGGCTGTTGATCTTTCAATTGATCAAACTCCATTCCGTACTGATGAGCTTGAGCGAGTCAAGCTTTGTGGAGCAAGAGTTCTTACCCTTGATCAGATTGAAGGGTTAAAGAATCCAGATGTGCAGTCTTGGGGTactgaagaagatgatgaaggtGATCCTCCCAGGTTATGGGTGCAGAATGGGATGTATCCGGGTACGGCTTTCACTAGAAGTGTTGGTGATTCCATTGCTGAAACAATTGGAGTTGTTGCTAACCCGGAGATAGTTGTCATGGAGCTTACACCAGATTATCCTTTTTTTGTCATTGCTAGTGATGGTGTCTTCGAGTTTCTTTCAAGCCAAACTGTGGTTGATATG GTAGCACTACATAAAGACCCTCGTGATGCTTGTGCAGCTATTGTTGCTGAATCATACCGGCTTTGGTTGCAATATGAAACTCGTACGGATGATATAACTATAATAGTAGTGCATGTTAATGGGCTAAATAAT GTTATGGAGGGAACTACAAGTCCTGGTCCCACTATGATTCCTTCTACTCCTCAAGTTGTGGAGTTAACTGGATCAGAGTCCCCTGCAACTATGAGCATGAATTCTAGGAACCAACGTGTAAGGCATGATGTATCACGAGCTCGCCTTCGTGCCATTGAAAGTTCTTTGGAGAGTGGAAATGTTTGGTTGCCTTCATCTCCAGCACACAGGAAGACTTGGGAAGAAGAG GCACATATTGAGCGGGCATTACATGATCATTTCCTCTTCAGAAAGCTTACTGATTCTCAGTGCCAGGTCCTGTTGGATTGCATGCAAAGAGTTGAGGTTCAGGCCGGGGATATTGTTGTGCAGCAG GGTGGTGAAGGTGATTGCTTTTTTGTTGTTGGAAATGGAGAGTTTGAGGTTTTTGCCACACAGGAGGAGAAACACGGTGAGGTACCAAGAGTTTTACAGCGATACACAGCTGAAAAGTTATCGTGCTTTGGGGAGCTGGCGTTAAT GAATAATAAACCACTTCAGGCCTCCGTGCGTTGTGTGACTGGTGGAACTTTGTGGACCCTGAAAAGAGAAGATTTTAGAGGAATTCTAATGTCGGAGTTTTCAAATCTGTCATCCCTGAAACTTCTACGATCGGTGGATCTTCTTTCAAGATTAACAATCCTACAGCTTAGTCAGATAGCGAATTCTCTGTCAGAAATTTCTTATTCTGATGGGCAGTCAATAGTTGAACAG CATGATTGTGTATCTGCATTGTACATAATCCAGAAGGGAAGAGTAAGGATAGAATTTGATGTCGATGCTTTGTTGAGTCCGAATGTCGGCAGCTTGAAGTGTGATTATCTAATCGAGAATAATGAGGAACACGGTAACAGAGGAGTGTTGGTAGAGAAATCCGAGGGAAGTTATTTTGGAGAGTGGGCACTTTTCGGTGAGAAAATTAGTCAGTTGGCAGTATGTGCTGTTGGGGACGTCGTTTGTTCTGTTTTAACAAAAGACCGGTTCGATATTGTTGCTGGTCCACTGACAAAAATTTCACTGGAGGATCAAAA GTTGAAGGAGCTTCCGGTGGTCTTAGACAAGGAACTTGAAACAAATATTCAACCATTGGTCCAAAACAAAGTTCAACTCTCTGATTTG GAATGGAGAAGGTGCTTGTATTCGACTGACTGCAGTGAGGTTGGACTTGTATTTCTGAAAGGTTCAG AAAAATTCCTTAGCTTGAAAAGGTTTTGGAAGCAGAAGGTTAAAATGCTTGGTAAGGAAGATCAGGTACTAAAGGAGAAGAACCTGATGAAAAGTTTGAGCGATTCCGTATGCTTACCACAAGTTATAGGCACGTGTGCTGATGAAACGCATGTTGGAATACTACTGGATACATGTCTGGCTTGTCCGTTGGTTTCAATCCTAAATAAACCACTTGATGAGTCATCTGCACGGTTCTATGCTGCCTATGTTGTTATAGCACTGGAAGAGCTCCACAAG AAGGGTATTCTATACAGAGGTGTTTCTCCTGAAGTACTGATGTGTGATCAAGATGGACGCCTACAG ACTTCAGATTTGGGAAGCAATTATCTGGTGAGAGGGCAAACACAATCAGTGGAATGGCAGATTCTCTATCTCCAGAGATAA
- the LOC110798746 gene encoding protein phosphatase 2C and cyclic nucleotide-binding/kinase domain-containing protein isoform X4, with protein sequence MGCVYSRSCIGQVCIPREARIKQVENARGAEIDVFSPAKSEGQDDQVQELNQLSFGRDTEAGIKRLSRVSAQFLPPDGGRTVRVPSENYELRYSFLSQRGYYPDALDKANQDSFCIHTPFGTDPNDHFLGVFDGHGEYGAECSQFVKRKLCENLLRGSRFHVDPVEACHAAFLTTNSQLHADSIDDSMSGTTAITILVRGRTIYVANAGDSRAVVAQRRGKDLVAVDLSIDQTPFRTDELERVKLCGARVLTLDQIEGLKNPDVQSWGTEEDDEGDPPRLWVQNGMYPGTAFTRSVGDSIAETIGVVANPEIVVMELTPDYPFFVIASDGVFEFLSSQTVVDMVALHKDPRDACAAIVAESYRLWLQYETRTDDITIIVVHVNGLNNVMEGTTSPGPTMIPSTPQVVELTGSESPATMSMNSRNQRVRHDVSRARLRAIESSLESGNVWLPSSPAHRKTWEEEAHIERALHDHFLFRKLTDSQCQVLLDCMQRVEVQAGDIVVQQGGEGDCFFVVGNGEFEVFATQEEKHGEVPRVLQRYTAEKLSCFGELALIFCPAGIINHFRPPCVV encoded by the exons ATGGGCTGTGTTTATTCAAGATCTTGTATAGGTCAGGTTTGTATTCCTAGAGAAGCGCGAATTAAACAGGTTGAAAATGCGAGGGGTGCAGAGATAGATGTCTTCTCTCCTGCTAAATCTGAAGGGCAGGATGATCAAGTTCAAGAATTGAACCAGTTGAGCTTTGGTAGGGACACTGAAGCTGGTATAAAGAGGCTTTCTAGAGTATCTGCTCAGTTTTTACCACCTGATGGAGGGAGAACAGTTAGGGTACCATCCGAAAATTATGAGTTGAGATACTCATTTTTATCTCAGAGGGGTTATTATCCTGATGCTCTTGATAAGGCTAACCAGGATAGCTTCTGCATTCATACACCATTTGGGACAGACCCGAATGATCATTTCCTTGGAGTATTTGATGGGCATGGAGAATATGGGGCTGAATGCTCGCAGTTTGTAAAGCGCAAGTTGTGTGAAAATTTATTGAGGGGTAGTCGATTTCATGTTGATCCTGTTGAAGCATGTCATGCTGCTTTCTTAACAACTAATTCACAATTGCATGCTGATAGTATAGATGATAGCATGAGTGGTACTACTGCTATTACAATATTGGTTAGGGGTAGGACTATATATGTTGCCAATGCAGGTGACTCGAGAGCTGTTGTAGCCCAGAGGAGAGGGAAGGATTTAGTGGCTGTTGATCTTTCAATTGATCAAACTCCATTCCGTACTGATGAGCTTGAGCGAGTCAAGCTTTGTGGAGCAAGAGTTCTTACCCTTGATCAGATTGAAGGGTTAAAGAATCCAGATGTGCAGTCTTGGGGTactgaagaagatgatgaaggtGATCCTCCCAGGTTATGGGTGCAGAATGGGATGTATCCGGGTACGGCTTTCACTAGAAGTGTTGGTGATTCCATTGCTGAAACAATTGGAGTTGTTGCTAACCCGGAGATAGTTGTCATGGAGCTTACACCAGATTATCCTTTTTTTGTCATTGCTAGTGATGGTGTCTTCGAGTTTCTTTCAAGCCAAACTGTGGTTGATATG GTAGCACTACATAAAGACCCTCGTGATGCTTGTGCAGCTATTGTTGCTGAATCATACCGGCTTTGGTTGCAATATGAAACTCGTACGGATGATATAACTATAATAGTAGTGCATGTTAATGGGCTAAATAAT GTTATGGAGGGAACTACAAGTCCTGGTCCCACTATGATTCCTTCTACTCCTCAAGTTGTGGAGTTAACTGGATCAGAGTCCCCTGCAACTATGAGCATGAATTCTAGGAACCAACGTGTAAGGCATGATGTATCACGAGCTCGCCTTCGTGCCATTGAAAGTTCTTTGGAGAGTGGAAATGTTTGGTTGCCTTCATCTCCAGCACACAGGAAGACTTGGGAAGAAGAG GCACATATTGAGCGGGCATTACATGATCATTTCCTCTTCAGAAAGCTTACTGATTCTCAGTGCCAGGTCCTGTTGGATTGCATGCAAAGAGTTGAGGTTCAGGCCGGGGATATTGTTGTGCAGCAG GGTGGTGAAGGTGATTGCTTTTTTGTTGTTGGAAATGGAGAGTTTGAGGTTTTTGCCACACAGGAGGAGAAACACGGTGAGGTACCAAGAGTTTTACAGCGATACACAGCTGAAAAGTTATCGTGCTTTGGGGAGCTGGCGTTAAT CTTCTGTCCTGCAGGAATAATAAACCACTTCAGGCCTCCGTGCGTTGTGTGA
- the LOC110798746 gene encoding protein phosphatase 2C and cyclic nucleotide-binding/kinase domain-containing protein isoform X2, with the protein MGCVYSRSCIGQVCIPREARIKQVENARGAEIDVFSPAKSEGQDDQVQELNQLSFGRDTEAGIKRLSRVSAQFLPPDGGRTVRVPSENYELRYSFLSQRGYYPDALDKANQDSFCIHTPFGTDPNDHFLGVFDGHGEYGAECSQFVKRKLCENLLRGSRFHVDPVEACHAAFLTTNSQLHADSIDDSMSGTTAITILVRGRTIYVANAGDSRAVVAQRRGKDLVAVDLSIDQTPFRTDELERVKLCGARVLTLDQIEGLKNPDVQSWGTEEDDEGDPPRLWVQNGMYPGTAFTRSVGDSIAETIGVVANPEIVVMELTPDYPFFVIASDGVFEFLSSQTVVDMVMEGTTSPGPTMIPSTPQVVELTGSESPATMSMNSRNQRVRHDVSRARLRAIESSLESGNVWLPSSPAHRKTWEEEAHIERALHDHFLFRKLTDSQCQVLLDCMQRVEVQAGDIVVQQGGEGDCFFVVGNGEFEVFATQEEKHGEVPRVLQRYTAEKLSCFGELALMNNKPLQASVRCVTGGTLWTLKREDFRGILMSEFSNLSSLKLLRSVDLLSRLTILQLSQIANSLSEISYSDGQSIVEQHDCVSALYIIQKGRVRIEFDVDALLSPNVGSLKCDYLIENNEEHGNRGVLVEKSEGSYFGEWALFGEKISQLAVCAVGDVVCSVLTKDRFDIVAGPLTKISLEDQKLKELPVVLDKELETNIQPLVQNKVQLSDLEWRRCLYSTDCSEVGLVFLKGSEKFLSLKRFWKQKVKMLGKEDQVLKEKNLMKSLSDSVCLPQVIGTCADETHVGILLDTCLACPLVSILNKPLDESSARFYAAYVVIALEELHKKGILYRGVSPEVLMCDQDGRLQFVDFRFGKQLSGERANTISGMADSLSPEIILGNGHGYPADWWGLGVLIYFMLQGEMPFGSWRENELDTVARIAKGHFNLSHSCSPEATDLITKLLEVDETKRLGNDGPDSVKNHQWFSGVDWEGITDHNKIPVPDEIVSRINHHLESYLGDTSPAPSSPLRNVEQLNTPEWFENW; encoded by the exons ATGGGCTGTGTTTATTCAAGATCTTGTATAGGTCAGGTTTGTATTCCTAGAGAAGCGCGAATTAAACAGGTTGAAAATGCGAGGGGTGCAGAGATAGATGTCTTCTCTCCTGCTAAATCTGAAGGGCAGGATGATCAAGTTCAAGAATTGAACCAGTTGAGCTTTGGTAGGGACACTGAAGCTGGTATAAAGAGGCTTTCTAGAGTATCTGCTCAGTTTTTACCACCTGATGGAGGGAGAACAGTTAGGGTACCATCCGAAAATTATGAGTTGAGATACTCATTTTTATCTCAGAGGGGTTATTATCCTGATGCTCTTGATAAGGCTAACCAGGATAGCTTCTGCATTCATACACCATTTGGGACAGACCCGAATGATCATTTCCTTGGAGTATTTGATGGGCATGGAGAATATGGGGCTGAATGCTCGCAGTTTGTAAAGCGCAAGTTGTGTGAAAATTTATTGAGGGGTAGTCGATTTCATGTTGATCCTGTTGAAGCATGTCATGCTGCTTTCTTAACAACTAATTCACAATTGCATGCTGATAGTATAGATGATAGCATGAGTGGTACTACTGCTATTACAATATTGGTTAGGGGTAGGACTATATATGTTGCCAATGCAGGTGACTCGAGAGCTGTTGTAGCCCAGAGGAGAGGGAAGGATTTAGTGGCTGTTGATCTTTCAATTGATCAAACTCCATTCCGTACTGATGAGCTTGAGCGAGTCAAGCTTTGTGGAGCAAGAGTTCTTACCCTTGATCAGATTGAAGGGTTAAAGAATCCAGATGTGCAGTCTTGGGGTactgaagaagatgatgaaggtGATCCTCCCAGGTTATGGGTGCAGAATGGGATGTATCCGGGTACGGCTTTCACTAGAAGTGTTGGTGATTCCATTGCTGAAACAATTGGAGTTGTTGCTAACCCGGAGATAGTTGTCATGGAGCTTACACCAGATTATCCTTTTTTTGTCATTGCTAGTGATGGTGTCTTCGAGTTTCTTTCAAGCCAAACTGTGGTTGATATG GTTATGGAGGGAACTACAAGTCCTGGTCCCACTATGATTCCTTCTACTCCTCAAGTTGTGGAGTTAACTGGATCAGAGTCCCCTGCAACTATGAGCATGAATTCTAGGAACCAACGTGTAAGGCATGATGTATCACGAGCTCGCCTTCGTGCCATTGAAAGTTCTTTGGAGAGTGGAAATGTTTGGTTGCCTTCATCTCCAGCACACAGGAAGACTTGGGAAGAAGAG GCACATATTGAGCGGGCATTACATGATCATTTCCTCTTCAGAAAGCTTACTGATTCTCAGTGCCAGGTCCTGTTGGATTGCATGCAAAGAGTTGAGGTTCAGGCCGGGGATATTGTTGTGCAGCAG GGTGGTGAAGGTGATTGCTTTTTTGTTGTTGGAAATGGAGAGTTTGAGGTTTTTGCCACACAGGAGGAGAAACACGGTGAGGTACCAAGAGTTTTACAGCGATACACAGCTGAAAAGTTATCGTGCTTTGGGGAGCTGGCGTTAAT GAATAATAAACCACTTCAGGCCTCCGTGCGTTGTGTGACTGGTGGAACTTTGTGGACCCTGAAAAGAGAAGATTTTAGAGGAATTCTAATGTCGGAGTTTTCAAATCTGTCATCCCTGAAACTTCTACGATCGGTGGATCTTCTTTCAAGATTAACAATCCTACAGCTTAGTCAGATAGCGAATTCTCTGTCAGAAATTTCTTATTCTGATGGGCAGTCAATAGTTGAACAG CATGATTGTGTATCTGCATTGTACATAATCCAGAAGGGAAGAGTAAGGATAGAATTTGATGTCGATGCTTTGTTGAGTCCGAATGTCGGCAGCTTGAAGTGTGATTATCTAATCGAGAATAATGAGGAACACGGTAACAGAGGAGTGTTGGTAGAGAAATCCGAGGGAAGTTATTTTGGAGAGTGGGCACTTTTCGGTGAGAAAATTAGTCAGTTGGCAGTATGTGCTGTTGGGGACGTCGTTTGTTCTGTTTTAACAAAAGACCGGTTCGATATTGTTGCTGGTCCACTGACAAAAATTTCACTGGAGGATCAAAA GTTGAAGGAGCTTCCGGTGGTCTTAGACAAGGAACTTGAAACAAATATTCAACCATTGGTCCAAAACAAAGTTCAACTCTCTGATTTG GAATGGAGAAGGTGCTTGTATTCGACTGACTGCAGTGAGGTTGGACTTGTATTTCTGAAAGGTTCAG AAAAATTCCTTAGCTTGAAAAGGTTTTGGAAGCAGAAGGTTAAAATGCTTGGTAAGGAAGATCAGGTACTAAAGGAGAAGAACCTGATGAAAAGTTTGAGCGATTCCGTATGCTTACCACAAGTTATAGGCACGTGTGCTGATGAAACGCATGTTGGAATACTACTGGATACATGTCTGGCTTGTCCGTTGGTTTCAATCCTAAATAAACCACTTGATGAGTCATCTGCACGGTTCTATGCTGCCTATGTTGTTATAGCACTGGAAGAGCTCCACAAG AAGGGTATTCTATACAGAGGTGTTTCTCCTGAAGTACTGATGTGTGATCAAGATGGACGCCTACAG TTTGTAGACTTCAGATTTGGGAAGCAATTATCTGGTGAGAGGGCAAACACAATCAGTGGAATGGCAGATTCTCTATCTCCAGAGATAATACTGGGTAACGGCCATGGTTACCCTGCTGACTG GTGGGGTTTGGGAGTTCTGATATATTTTATGCTGCAAGGGGAAATGCCTTTTGGATCGTGGAGAGAGAACGAGCTTGATACAGTTGCAAGAATCGCAAAAGGGCATTTTAATCTTTCTCATTCTTGCAGTCCTGAAGCCACCGATCTTATAACCAAG TTACTTGAAGTTGATGAAACCAAGAGACTTGGAAACGATGGACCTGATTCTGTCAAAAATCATCAATGGTTTTCTGGAGTTGACTGGGAAGGGATTACAGATCATAATAAAATCCCCGTTCCTGATGAAATCGTTTCTCGGATAAATCACCATTTAGAGAGCTACCTCGGTGATACTTCCCCGGCACCATCTTCACCCCTTCGGAATGTCGAACAACTCAACACCCCGGAGTGGTTTGAAAACTGGTGA
- the LOC110798746 gene encoding protein phosphatase 2C and cyclic nucleotide-binding/kinase domain-containing protein isoform X1 — translation MGCVYSRSCIGQVCIPREARIKQVENARGAEIDVFSPAKSEGQDDQVQELNQLSFGRDTEAGIKRLSRVSAQFLPPDGGRTVRVPSENYELRYSFLSQRGYYPDALDKANQDSFCIHTPFGTDPNDHFLGVFDGHGEYGAECSQFVKRKLCENLLRGSRFHVDPVEACHAAFLTTNSQLHADSIDDSMSGTTAITILVRGRTIYVANAGDSRAVVAQRRGKDLVAVDLSIDQTPFRTDELERVKLCGARVLTLDQIEGLKNPDVQSWGTEEDDEGDPPRLWVQNGMYPGTAFTRSVGDSIAETIGVVANPEIVVMELTPDYPFFVIASDGVFEFLSSQTVVDMVALHKDPRDACAAIVAESYRLWLQYETRTDDITIIVVHVNGLNNVMEGTTSPGPTMIPSTPQVVELTGSESPATMSMNSRNQRVRHDVSRARLRAIESSLESGNVWLPSSPAHRKTWEEEAHIERALHDHFLFRKLTDSQCQVLLDCMQRVEVQAGDIVVQQGGEGDCFFVVGNGEFEVFATQEEKHGEVPRVLQRYTAEKLSCFGELALMNNKPLQASVRCVTGGTLWTLKREDFRGILMSEFSNLSSLKLLRSVDLLSRLTILQLSQIANSLSEISYSDGQSIVEQHDCVSALYIIQKGRVRIEFDVDALLSPNVGSLKCDYLIENNEEHGNRGVLVEKSEGSYFGEWALFGEKISQLAVCAVGDVVCSVLTKDRFDIVAGPLTKISLEDQKLKELPVVLDKELETNIQPLVQNKVQLSDLEWRRCLYSTDCSEVGLVFLKGSEKFLSLKRFWKQKVKMLGKEDQVLKEKNLMKSLSDSVCLPQVIGTCADETHVGILLDTCLACPLVSILNKPLDESSARFYAAYVVIALEELHKKGILYRGVSPEVLMCDQDGRLQFVDFRFGKQLSGERANTISGMADSLSPEIILGNGHGYPADWWGLGVLIYFMLQGEMPFGSWRENELDTVARIAKGHFNLSHSCSPEATDLITKLLEVDETKRLGNDGPDSVKNHQWFSGVDWEGITDHNKIPVPDEIVSRINHHLESYLGDTSPAPSSPLRNVEQLNTPEWFENW, via the exons ATGGGCTGTGTTTATTCAAGATCTTGTATAGGTCAGGTTTGTATTCCTAGAGAAGCGCGAATTAAACAGGTTGAAAATGCGAGGGGTGCAGAGATAGATGTCTTCTCTCCTGCTAAATCTGAAGGGCAGGATGATCAAGTTCAAGAATTGAACCAGTTGAGCTTTGGTAGGGACACTGAAGCTGGTATAAAGAGGCTTTCTAGAGTATCTGCTCAGTTTTTACCACCTGATGGAGGGAGAACAGTTAGGGTACCATCCGAAAATTATGAGTTGAGATACTCATTTTTATCTCAGAGGGGTTATTATCCTGATGCTCTTGATAAGGCTAACCAGGATAGCTTCTGCATTCATACACCATTTGGGACAGACCCGAATGATCATTTCCTTGGAGTATTTGATGGGCATGGAGAATATGGGGCTGAATGCTCGCAGTTTGTAAAGCGCAAGTTGTGTGAAAATTTATTGAGGGGTAGTCGATTTCATGTTGATCCTGTTGAAGCATGTCATGCTGCTTTCTTAACAACTAATTCACAATTGCATGCTGATAGTATAGATGATAGCATGAGTGGTACTACTGCTATTACAATATTGGTTAGGGGTAGGACTATATATGTTGCCAATGCAGGTGACTCGAGAGCTGTTGTAGCCCAGAGGAGAGGGAAGGATTTAGTGGCTGTTGATCTTTCAATTGATCAAACTCCATTCCGTACTGATGAGCTTGAGCGAGTCAAGCTTTGTGGAGCAAGAGTTCTTACCCTTGATCAGATTGAAGGGTTAAAGAATCCAGATGTGCAGTCTTGGGGTactgaagaagatgatgaaggtGATCCTCCCAGGTTATGGGTGCAGAATGGGATGTATCCGGGTACGGCTTTCACTAGAAGTGTTGGTGATTCCATTGCTGAAACAATTGGAGTTGTTGCTAACCCGGAGATAGTTGTCATGGAGCTTACACCAGATTATCCTTTTTTTGTCATTGCTAGTGATGGTGTCTTCGAGTTTCTTTCAAGCCAAACTGTGGTTGATATG GTAGCACTACATAAAGACCCTCGTGATGCTTGTGCAGCTATTGTTGCTGAATCATACCGGCTTTGGTTGCAATATGAAACTCGTACGGATGATATAACTATAATAGTAGTGCATGTTAATGGGCTAAATAAT GTTATGGAGGGAACTACAAGTCCTGGTCCCACTATGATTCCTTCTACTCCTCAAGTTGTGGAGTTAACTGGATCAGAGTCCCCTGCAACTATGAGCATGAATTCTAGGAACCAACGTGTAAGGCATGATGTATCACGAGCTCGCCTTCGTGCCATTGAAAGTTCTTTGGAGAGTGGAAATGTTTGGTTGCCTTCATCTCCAGCACACAGGAAGACTTGGGAAGAAGAG GCACATATTGAGCGGGCATTACATGATCATTTCCTCTTCAGAAAGCTTACTGATTCTCAGTGCCAGGTCCTGTTGGATTGCATGCAAAGAGTTGAGGTTCAGGCCGGGGATATTGTTGTGCAGCAG GGTGGTGAAGGTGATTGCTTTTTTGTTGTTGGAAATGGAGAGTTTGAGGTTTTTGCCACACAGGAGGAGAAACACGGTGAGGTACCAAGAGTTTTACAGCGATACACAGCTGAAAAGTTATCGTGCTTTGGGGAGCTGGCGTTAAT GAATAATAAACCACTTCAGGCCTCCGTGCGTTGTGTGACTGGTGGAACTTTGTGGACCCTGAAAAGAGAAGATTTTAGAGGAATTCTAATGTCGGAGTTTTCAAATCTGTCATCCCTGAAACTTCTACGATCGGTGGATCTTCTTTCAAGATTAACAATCCTACAGCTTAGTCAGATAGCGAATTCTCTGTCAGAAATTTCTTATTCTGATGGGCAGTCAATAGTTGAACAG CATGATTGTGTATCTGCATTGTACATAATCCAGAAGGGAAGAGTAAGGATAGAATTTGATGTCGATGCTTTGTTGAGTCCGAATGTCGGCAGCTTGAAGTGTGATTATCTAATCGAGAATAATGAGGAACACGGTAACAGAGGAGTGTTGGTAGAGAAATCCGAGGGAAGTTATTTTGGAGAGTGGGCACTTTTCGGTGAGAAAATTAGTCAGTTGGCAGTATGTGCTGTTGGGGACGTCGTTTGTTCTGTTTTAACAAAAGACCGGTTCGATATTGTTGCTGGTCCACTGACAAAAATTTCACTGGAGGATCAAAA GTTGAAGGAGCTTCCGGTGGTCTTAGACAAGGAACTTGAAACAAATATTCAACCATTGGTCCAAAACAAAGTTCAACTCTCTGATTTG GAATGGAGAAGGTGCTTGTATTCGACTGACTGCAGTGAGGTTGGACTTGTATTTCTGAAAGGTTCAG AAAAATTCCTTAGCTTGAAAAGGTTTTGGAAGCAGAAGGTTAAAATGCTTGGTAAGGAAGATCAGGTACTAAAGGAGAAGAACCTGATGAAAAGTTTGAGCGATTCCGTATGCTTACCACAAGTTATAGGCACGTGTGCTGATGAAACGCATGTTGGAATACTACTGGATACATGTCTGGCTTGTCCGTTGGTTTCAATCCTAAATAAACCACTTGATGAGTCATCTGCACGGTTCTATGCTGCCTATGTTGTTATAGCACTGGAAGAGCTCCACAAG AAGGGTATTCTATACAGAGGTGTTTCTCCTGAAGTACTGATGTGTGATCAAGATGGACGCCTACAG TTTGTAGACTTCAGATTTGGGAAGCAATTATCTGGTGAGAGGGCAAACACAATCAGTGGAATGGCAGATTCTCTATCTCCAGAGATAATACTGGGTAACGGCCATGGTTACCCTGCTGACTG GTGGGGTTTGGGAGTTCTGATATATTTTATGCTGCAAGGGGAAATGCCTTTTGGATCGTGGAGAGAGAACGAGCTTGATACAGTTGCAAGAATCGCAAAAGGGCATTTTAATCTTTCTCATTCTTGCAGTCCTGAAGCCACCGATCTTATAACCAAG TTACTTGAAGTTGATGAAACCAAGAGACTTGGAAACGATGGACCTGATTCTGTCAAAAATCATCAATGGTTTTCTGGAGTTGACTGGGAAGGGATTACAGATCATAATAAAATCCCCGTTCCTGATGAAATCGTTTCTCGGATAAATCACCATTTAGAGAGCTACCTCGGTGATACTTCCCCGGCACCATCTTCACCCCTTCGGAATGTCGAACAACTCAACACCCCGGAGTGGTTTGAAAACTGGTGA